In the Trichoderma atroviride chromosome 4, complete sequence genome, ATTAAGGACGCAGACTAGTGGCTGATGTGAGTATgtggcgatggagaagaacgaGATGAGCAAAATAACGGAATAAACAAACTTTGTGTGGCTTCTTTTACTAATAGTCTTGATAATTAATACGTCTGAGCTGTGAGTAAAAAGATGGGAGTAAAAAGATGTCAGCCAGAGTTGCGAATGTGTGTCATTTATATCTCAAGACTGTATATAGTAATGATATCTCTATAGTCcatctctcacatctcaAAGGCGGTGTGCCTGACTCGATAAGAGAAGATACAAACGCCATAATCTCTATGGCTGGTCGCACACGTGCTCGTTAAACAAGATCAATCCGTTGAAGATGCTTTTACCCGAGCTGACGGAGTATGAGTAGCCATGAATGCTGCATACAATGGCAAGATCCCCTGCTCCCATATCGACTGATTGGATTGATAAGCCTGCATACAGCAATCAAAAACACAAAATGACTACTACCTCTAATGGGTAGGGAATTTTCTCGGAAAGTTCCTTTTGGGTATTTCCCTCAGCAGGTTCCGAATTGCGGAACACGCTAATGGAATTTCGTGGGAGCCAACCACGCCACTATTcagtttttttatttattttttttccctttagACTAATATGGAGAAGGCATTGCTCAGATAATTgtgactcttctttttcttatcgtgacttttcagcttcttttgtTGATATTGCTTTCATGTCTCATACGCATTAGAGTATAACCTTGCGGAACCAGTAATTCCGACGCTTTTTTCGCTCTGAGACATTGCGACTATCTATCTATGTATGGTCACCATGTCGGATTGAGTGAGACCAGGGTAGctactttctttttcctgccGACTCATACGTTGTGAGACAaatccagcctcttctcagACTTGGCTGCACAAGAGTACCCGAAACTGAGCCGAGAAAATATCGTCCTGTCCACCTctccattttctctcttctggacagcaacagcagctcttcgtAACCGGACGGGGGAGAGTTTCTTTCAAGTTGAGACTTGAGAaattttatctttttttgttttatttgaATACGAGATTGCTGGAAACAAATGGCGCCAAcagcggcaatggcagcggccACAGTGGCCGAGGACGATAACAAGACGACGAGGGCCCGagatgaggctgctgcggtgGAATCAGATACTGAGACTTTGCTTCAGGgagttgatgagaagaagttgcTGCGGAAGCTGGATCTTTACATCATTCCTCTCGTCATGGGTTTGTATCTGTTCAGTTTCCTTGATAGGTGATACTTTCCTCCCAGCTCTGCAACTTCTTTATTCAACATGCCACTTGCAATCGTGGAAACTTGAAAACGAAAAGACGAAACTAACAACCTACAGGGTCAATATTGGCAATGCTCGATTGTACGGACTCGAAGAAGATCTTCACCTCTCATCCGAGCAGTTTCAAGTCAccgtttccatcttcttcgtcacaTACCTCCTCTTCGAAGTGCCATCAAACCTCGTCCTCAAACTCTTCACCCCCCGCTGGTGGGTATCATTCATTGTCGTTGCATGGGGCATCATCGCCACCCTGTCAGGACTGGTGCAGTCCTACGGAGCACTCATCGCCTGCCGTTTACTCCTCGGAGTTGTCGAGGCGGGCCTATTCCCCGGCCTCAGCGTCTATCTCACCTTCTTCTACACCAAGCACGAACTGGCCCTGAGGATTGGCTACCTCTTCGTCAGCTCTGCCATCGCCGGTGCTTTGGGTGGACTGTTGGCTTATGGCATAGGACACATGGATGGCGTGTGTGGCATGAGCGGGTGGCGGTGGATTCTCATCATTGAAGGTATTCCGAGCGTGATTCTCGGTGTCGTCACTTTTATCGCGCTGCCGAATGATGCGGAATCGGCATATTTCCTGACGAAAGAGGAGAAACTGCTCATGGAAGAGAGACACAGGCGGGAATATGGAAACACAGCCACCAGTCGTCAGTTTAGCCGGGTGGACATGAAGAGGGCTTTCAAAGACTGGAAGGTGTGGGCGTTTTCTTTTGCGCAGTTTGGCGTTGATACCATGCTCTACGGTGAGTGTCTTTCAATTTCTAGGACTTGGGCGTGCGGAGGCAAGGACATGCTCACTAAAACATTGATAGGATTCTCGACTTTCCTGCCCACAATCATTAATGCCCTCGGCGAATGGACCGTTGCTCAAGTCCAGCTCCTCACCATCCCGTGCTACTTCCTCGGAGCGGTGACCTATATGATCATTGCCATGCTCTCTGATAGATTCCAGATGCGAGGGATATTCTgcgtcatctttggctgcaTAAGCATCATCGGTTATGGTGTTTTGCTGTCCGACTCGGCTCCTGGAGTGCATTATTTCGGATGCTTTCTTGTTGCGGGTGGTTTATACGTTGTCGTCGGTCTTCCAATCGCCTGGGTAAGCTTGAAACACGATAAATCTCCATAGATAAAGCAGCATCTAACATGTGTGTACAAACAGTTGCCAAATAATTCTCCTCGATACGGCAAAAGAACAACTGCGACAGGCCTGCAGCTTACTTTTGGAAACGCCTCTGGAATCATGTCTGCATTCATATAGTAAGCCCCCCTCCCCTCAAAAAAGTGTCTGTTAGTACATTCTTTGCTAACTCTCGTCGCTACGTAGCCCTGCGCTCGATGGACCTCGCTTCATTCGCGGCCATGCCGTCTCGCTCAGCATGGTCGGCGTGGGGATCTGCATATACGGCTTTCTGTGGTACTCGCTCTGGAAGGCGAACAAGCGTCGTGATGCGGGAGAGTTGCCGCGAGAGCACGAGGGCTTGCTggaggaagagctcaaggagctgggaGACGACAGCCCTCATTACAGATATACGATTTAATGCgaaaagacgaagatgcgGGATGTTACACTGGTAAAGACTAGTATAtaatggaagaagatgggcatGTGTGGGATGAATTTTGGCTCATCAAGGTTACTTAATTAATACGATTGACATGCTTTCCAATAGGGAAATGGAATCATATGCTAAAATGGCACACCTGGAATTGCCTAACTAAGATGATAAAGATGGAGTGTTTTTTGAAACTCGTCTTATTGTCGTTATTCATTATATCGTGTATCGTGTATATCGTCTCATCCCTTTCTATATAAAATTCGTAATTTCCAACTTTGTAAAAATTCAAAGACTGTAACTTTACCACGTCAATCTCCGTAACCCTCTTCATACTCGGCCCATGGCTTCATCAAAGACTCAaatcctcctccaccactaCTCTCTCCTTGACTCGCTTCTCATTAGCAAACAATCTCCACACATCTCGCAACACAAAATCCCTCTTCACACCCTCCTCATCTGCATAAGCTCTAGTGAATCCGCGTCTCAAGTACTGTAATTCTTGGAAGCGCCTCCACGCAGAGTTTTCATAGTTCATGGTTCTTTGCATGAAGCTTTGCCTTCGGCGATGGCCGTATTCTTGTGACCACAATCTGTGCCAGGGATTGACAAGCTCTTGGGCGGCGGGAGATAGCGGAAGGAATGGCGTCCAGATGGGTCGACTGATGGCCAGGAAATTGAATGCATGTAGGGCGGCGAGCTGTAGAGAAATTTGGTCAGGCGTAGGCGGCTGGCTTTCTTCAACGGAAGCGAGGTTCTTGATGATGGGGCTCTCGCTAAGTTCTTCGCCGTTTTGTACTGTTTGAAACGTCTGCTCGTTTGATGTGCCGCTCGATATCTCTTTCTGTAGCTTTTCCAAAATTTCCTGAATGTCAGGTGCGTTGATATCCAAATCCTTCCGAACCTCAATATCAAGTAGTTTATGCCTGTGTAAGCTGTTTACTTCACACCTACTTTTGCATCCCGAACACCACGAGGATTCACAAAGAGGGCAATAGACATATGGATCGTAAATCGACTCATCGCAAAGAGCGCACACCTGCAGAGCCACCGATCCCATGTAACATCCATCGTCATCCCAGCCCACCTGCGGTCTTGCGAGGACAAATTCGGTCAATACCTTTAGATCTGCGTCGAAATCAGCTTCGCGCGCGAAAAGAAGGCTAAGAACGTAGTCCAGTATGAGGAAATGGTCTTCTGTAGTGCGAGGACCCTCAAGAAGCTCGTTTATACTGGAAAGAAGCTTGTTGTCTAATTCGGACAATGCAAAAGGCTTGGCGGTGAAATCATTCATGACGCAATCGATCGGAGTGAGTCCTGCGATGCTGGGCTCATTAATGAGGTCGGAGAAAATGTCTCTCCCCGTTTCTTTGAAGATGGCATCACATACTGATACTAGACGGGGAGTGATTGGCAGTGCTTTTCGAGACTGACCAAGTAGTGGGAAAAGAGTGCCGCCATGATAGTCCTTGTGAGTTAGATGGTCCAACAGCCCCCATTGTGGCTCAAGCAGCAAATCTATGATGCCTGGGGCCTTCTTGTTGCTCGTATGAGAAACAAGTTGGAGGGCTGTCCGCCATGTCTCTTCTCGGCCAGCGCTCCTTTGCGCACGTATCGGATCGGCGCCACGCTCAAGAAGCCATTTGACGTGCCTTGCTTCGGCGTCTACAATGGCCATTCCAAGAATAGAAAGCCCAGTCTCGTTATCCACGGCATTGATATCCAACCCACGGTGTAATAGCAGATCCAGGATTTTGAAAGCCTTgttgcctttggcttcaaacAGTCGGCTAAAAGCGTTGGTTGTCCTGGCACCATTTGGGAGGTAAATTCCTGCTCCGGCGTCAAGAAGCATTTTAACCATCTCAACATTCCCATGCTCGCAAGCATATACAAGAGGGGTGCAGTTGAAGGCAGTGGGGACATTGATCATCTGCGGCGCAGCTTCCAGGACCATCTTGGCGATTTCCAAGTCTCCCACGTCACAAGCAGTGAATAGGGGAGATTCCTTATAGTAGAAGCTGAGCTGATCTGCTTTGGCACCTTTATCCAAAAGAAAGCGAACaacttccttcttttttcgaTGGCATGCCATAAATAGAGGAGACTCAATCATGAACCCTTTCTCTATCTGAAGGTTCAAAAACGCCGGTTCGTGCTGTAGCAGAATATCGCAAATTTTGACATGGCCATATCTAGCAGCATTGTGAAAGGGTGACACCGTTTCACCTGACTGGAGATATTTACTCAAGTCTGCCCCATACTCTAGTAATATGGAGACAGTCTCAGCATCACCTTGGCTAACGGCGCTCATCACGCAATGCTGCTCGTTCTCTCGTATGTAGTTGACATCGGGAGGATAGCGTGATTCCATCAGCTGTCTTATTATCTTGGGAATAGGACGTTTCCGTGACACAGCCGTCTCAATCAAGGCAGTAACCCCATATCCTTCTTCCACGGAGGCGTCTGCGCCGTTTTTCAGGAGTAGCTCGACAATATCCTCCAGGCCAAGATCCACTGCATGCCCCAGCGCAGTAAACGGAAACCAGCTGCGTCTGGATTCATTCACTGGAGCCCCATAGAATAACAGCAGCTCTATCATGGCCCTGTCTTTAACCACGATGGCTTCGTGAAGTGGCGGCAAAGTGACCATTGGCAACAGTCCTGGATGAGCTCCGGCCTCCAGTAGCCACTCTAGCGCAGTGTAGTTGCGACTGTTGATGGCAAATCCAATGGCCGTCGCACGTTTGATGTGGAATCGATCGGATGCTGAGCTCACTGTATCTATATGTAGCCCAGGCCTGGTAAGTAGAAGGCGGAGAAACTCTATCCTGTCAGCACCATCGCTGGCAAGATGGATTGGTGCAAATCCAAGCATAGTGGCCTGGTTGATATCTGCAAACGGAAGAAAAGCCTCAAAGATGTCAAGCTTTCCATCATATATGCATCTTGCTAGCGGTGGCTCTCCGCCTAGCATCCATGCCTCTACGTCCGCGCCGTGACCGATGAGCATCTCAATAATTCGAATATCCCCGGTACCATATGCCCTTTCGAGAGGTGTAAATCCCCATCCGTCTGTAAGATTGATCGGAGCATTGAACCTTAGCAGAAGCTCAGCTAGATCGAATCTGCCGCGCACACAAGCAACGTGCAAGGGAGTAATGCCATGATGTTCGCTCATTCTTGGATCAATACCAtgtagtagcagcagttcAACGACGGCATAAACATCCAGTTTTTTACCCACCGCTTTCGGTCCCATTAAACGATCCGAGGTGAGGCATAGCATGAGGGCAGTTCTTCCACCATCATCTCGAGCATTTATATCAACATCCCATTGTAGAACGTGTTCCACTAGAGCAGGATTTCCACTTAGTGCCGCTGCCATCAAAACAGTCTGTTCATGTAAACCCTTGATATTAGGCCATTGCACACCAAGTAGATTGGGAGGCTGTGTGTTTGGAAACGGCATGTGCCGCGCCCAGAGTTCAAATTTGCTCTTCAAAGTAGCACGGGGAGCTGTCGAGGACGGGAAAAAATGCTGGATAACAGCAAGGCATCCCTCTCGAACCATGACCATGATTGGATCCTCGATAATTTCATCAATCTTTCCAATCTCTTCCTTGAAAAGCCACGACTTCCAATGGAGCCACGTCCGATATTGGCGGCAATCCAGTGATAGAAATGTTTGTAGCAGCGGTACTAAATGTGGGCTGAGTGTGTCCAATCTGGCAAGATAGATTATCCAGCCTTGTGCCGCAAATCCATAAAAGGCCGCTGTCTTGCTCATTCTTTCCACCGTCCCATCTCTATCACTGAAAGATAGAGGCAGGGTGGTGCGAAAGGAGTCTTGGAGCAGATATTTCAGACAAATGAAGACCATGTTAGTTTGTCTATGCTCCACCGTAAGATATTTGCCAAGATGGCCTCTCACAGTGGCATGGACGGAATACACAAGAGAATCAATTGGGCTGACCCAGAACAGGTCTCCACAGAAAGTCTGTATGGACTTTGCAAGGCTTTCCACAGGCATATCATCTTGACCGTAGATGCACTGAATAAAGCTCTCGAGCTGTTTGAGGGAAAATGCGAGACTATTGTCTTCCGAAGCAATCAAGGTGAGAACTGTGCGCAGGTGTCTTTCGCTGTTGTTGGCAGATTGCAGTaaaggcagcatcttctgTTCGTAGAGCCGCGCCAGCTCCATTGGGATATAATCTTCGCGAGGTTCTTGGATAGAATTCAATGCACTCGAACTCTCAATTTCATCCGCTGCAAGCTTTGCAAAGAGCCAGTAGGTTCCCGATTTCTGAGTGATACGCTCCTTGACCCTGCGTATCAGTTGTTCGTCCACGGTTTTTGGTCTAGATTTAGATATAGTTTGGAATCTTTTGTCGAGGTAAACAGAGACATCCTTTTTAAGGTCGTCATTAGGCAAAGAACAACAAGAAGTCGTGCTTGAAGCTGTAAACGTAGCGTCTGTCCACCGGCTCGTTATGACAAGCTTAACCTTTGTCGGCGGCGTTTCTGATACGCCGTTTGAACGGTTCTCGGACCCTAGCACCATCGGCTTTCTTAGCTGTTCTACCAAAGCAAAGAACTCGGTGAAATTTGCGGGAGGTGTCTGCTCTAATCCATCCACAATCAAGTATATGGTACGAGGGGAGGAGGCTTTCCGAAACGAAGTCCATATCTCAGTGTACGCAGATGAATCGAGGCGAGGGTTGGCATCATCAGTTTTGCGTCGGAATTGAACCGGTACGTGAGTGAACCAGTCTGGCCACTCCTTTATCAACTTCCAGGTGAAATACTCCCAGATGGCAGGCTTCTCTTCGCCCCTTTGGCAGAAATATCCCAACACAATATCGTCTGGTTTTGAGGACTTGAGATGGGTAAAAATAGAACGTGCCAGATGCGATTTGCCATGTCCAGGGGCTCCTATGTAGAAGAGCGTGCCGCATTTTGGATCGGTTAGCCAATTCTTATAGATGGATCCGTCTTTGAACCATTCACATGTGCCGGCTGCGACAAAAATCTCGTTTCCATAATTACTCTCGGACCAGCCGCGTAGTGATTGAAGAAACTGCTCTCTGGAagccttgtcttctttgTCCCTTTTCCGACGTTCCGGGCTTTGATGGTCATCGTCGTTCTTGTTCCAAAATCTTCGCCGGGTCTTGATTATAGGGCCAGGTCTCCTTATAATAGGAATCTCTTCAATCGGGAATCGGCTTTCCCGAATGTCTGATGGTGGACGCGGGAAAAGCCTCGGGATCGTTGTCACGGTGCGTTCGGAGAGGGTATCCACCAGAAATTGAGAAAATATCTCCATAAACTGTATGAATCTGTCGCTGAATACGCTTGAAAACCGAGGCAACTCGTCGTGGCTGCATTCTATTATGTGATCAGTATTGCCTTGCAAATGCTCCTTTTGACATTGCAAAGAGACGATCTACGAGAGTATCAGTAAGAATGCTTTTCTTCACGGATGCAGATTTACATACAGGACGCCCATGCATGCCTGAGCTTGGTCCAATGGATTTGGATGGCAGTTTCTCCCAGAAAGAGAGCATCCTCAGGTAGCTTGGTTTGCAAGAGATGAAAGCCGCATTGATGCGGCTTGCTGTGGAAACGTATTCTCTAATGTCTTCACCTCTAGCGCCATCTTCAGAGCCAAAGGCGTCGACGGTGCCTTTTACGGCCTGAAGCAGTGCTTCAGAATCTGTGTCCGTATGAGGAGTGCCGAAGAAGACTACGCCAGCCAGCGCATTTTTTGTCTGCGGATATCCTGGGGCCACGAAACACAGCTGGATTGCCTATAGATACAGCACCAGTTAATGACTTGACCAGTTTGTAAAGAATGCAGACAGCTGCAGGCCATCTAACCGTCTCAAACTGACCTTTTTCACAATGGTGCCTCCAAAGCCGTGGGCAACGAGTATCAGTGGTCGTCCCTGGTGATATAGAGTAAGAAAATTATGTCCAGCTAAAAGGCATCTAGAGCCGTACGGTGGATCTCTCGAGAGCTTGCTCCAAACAGCAGAGCAGGTCGCTTGCATGAAAAGCTGGGCTGGAGGATGATAGATTTGACTCTACTTCGCCGTTGTAGCTGAAGGAAAAGATGCGGATCGGCCTCTTTATTCGGGTGATGAACTCTTCGTCCTTGATCCAGATTTTACCCGTAGATTCGTCATGCCATGTTGTTTCTGGGTTGCCACCGTATCCATGGACGAAAACGAGGCTGAAGAAACAAGATTAGCCGTGCCATTTTGATTCTGGGCGAGCACGCAGGCTACTGGGCAACTCACTCGACTTGCGGGCTTGCCTGGGAGATCCAGACGAGCTCCAGATTGAAGTGCACCATTTTAGCACGTTGCGAGACTGGATGATACTGAATCTCAGCTAGACGTCAAGGCCAATGGTCACGATGATTctgggaagagaagatggaatatTGCACGAAGCGCCCTGCGCTGATTGTGATGCACAGGCGGTGTTTTACAAGCTAAGAGAAGCCGCAAGGCTGCAAGCAGTCGCATGACTGCTGAAACGCACAGGCAGCCTATAAGGCGCTtccatggcgatgatgcctAGCTGAGCCTCCAGCTGAGCGGATGGTAGGACCAGAGCGTAGGCAGCCCTCTCTATTGGCTGCATACTGAACTATCGACTAGGAGCTGGCTGTAGCGCGGCCCTTGAGGCAGAGAAAGGCATCCGTGCATCAGAAGGATTGATGTACAAGTAGAGTAAGACAGCTTGGCGAGTCTCGTTGACTCAGcgggaggaagagaagaactGGAGAAGCAAGGCAACAGATACGGCCAGTCTTATCAATCGGCCCAGCATTGTTCAACGAGCGTGTGCATTCCAGATCCAGGGGAAGCAAAGTCAATGTCTCTGTACGGAATGGTGGAGGGCCTGAACTTGGAGCCGAGAGCCATGCGAAGCACCACCAAGTGGCGAGACGCGCCGAATAAACACACCAATGACTAGCGGCATAGCTATTGCTTCCTACTGGTATTGCCCGGATATCGCTTGTGTTTTTCAAGATGAGGTGCCTTCAGACGTCTCTAGTTTCATGCAAGAAAGAGCATCAATGCAAAAACGGGATGGTAGCGCTGTTACGTTCCCTTCTTGTCCAAATCCTTATTAGCGATTAAAGGTACATGAAGGTAGTattcagcagcatcaagtaaTAATAGAggtagcagcagaagcatGACAATGCATGAAATACCGAGAGCTATGCCCTACGTGCTGCGAATAAGACGGCTGGATATGAAGTCTGATCCCCGCTCCACTAACTCAGCGTCCCAGCAGAGCTTTGTACGAGTTGGCCAGTGATAAGTGACGACTGCTGGTCTAGTACGTACGCGATGTGACTGGCATGCATGCATCAAACCATCCCGTCTCTCGTCTTCCCGCCATCACAAGTCAAAATACCACCGGAAACTCGCAAGCACCGGATCCTTATCGCCAGCTAGCAGTGGGAACCTGCATATACCTGCTTTTGAATTTTGAAAATCTCACAAGAGAGTTTTGGCCACCCCGCTCGTCTGCAGTGTTAGCAGTGCTTAGCGGTTTCACCCGGTTTGCCGTTGGCCGCATCGACGGGCCCTTGGGAACAAACGACGACGCAGCTGTTACGCGATTGCTACGCCAATTGCGGTGTTGCAAGGCGACGAGAggtgttgatggcgatggtgatCTCTGCCACGATGTGTGAAAGGTGCAGGATATATGTAGCTTCCTCTGCCTGGACTGGCCTTTACAGAGGACGAGATGGCAGCAcactttgccattgctccCCAGAGCCTTCATCGTCGACGGAACACTCGATCCGAGGGTTTACATGGCTTGACTCGCAGCAAAAGCACAACCGGGGCTGATGCAACGGCT is a window encoding:
- a CDS encoding uncharacterized protein (EggNog:ENOG41), translating into MVHFNLELVWISQASPQVDLVFVHGYGGNPETTWHDESTGKIWIKDEEFITRIKRPIRIFSFSYNGEVESNLSSSSPAFHASDLLCCLEQALERSTGRPLILVAHGFGGTIVKKAIQLCFVAPGYPQTKNALAGVVFFGTPHTDTDSEALLQAVKGTVDAFGSEDGARGEDIREYVSTASRINAAFISCKPSYLRMLSFWEKLPSKSIGPSSGMHGRPIVSLQCQKEHLQGNTDHIIECSHDELPRFSSVFSDRFIQFMEIFSQFLVDTLSERTVTTIPRLFPRPPSDIRESRFPIEEIPIIRRPGPIIKTRRRFWNKNDDDHQSPERRKRDKEDKASREQFLQSLRGWSESNYGNEIFVAAGTCEWFKDGSIYKNWLTDPKCGTLFYIGAPGHGKSHLARSIFTHLKSSKPDDIVLGYFCQRGEEKPAIWEYFTWKLIKEWPDWFTHVPVQFRRKTDDANPRLDSSAYTEIWTSFRKASSPRTIYLIVDGLEQTPPANFTEFFALVEQLRKPMVLGSENRSNGVSETPPTKVKLVITSRWTDATFTASSTTSCCSLPNDDLKKDVSVYLDKRFQTISKSRPKTVDEQLIRRVKERITQKSGTYWLFAKLAADEIESSSALNSIQEPREDYIPMELARLYEQKMLPLLQSANNSERHLRTVLTLIASEDNSLAFSLKQLESFIQCIYGQDDMPVESLAKSIQTFCGDLFWVSPIDSLVYSVHATVRGHLGKYLTVEHRQTNMVFICLKYLLQDSFRTTLPLSFSDRDGTVERMSKTAAFYGFAAQGWIIYLARLDTLSPHLVPLLQTFLSLDCRQYRTWLHWKSWLFKEEIGKIDEIIEDPIMVMVREGCLAVIQHFFPSSTAPRATLKSKFELWARHMPFPNTQPPNLLGVQWPNIKGLHEQTVLMAAALSGNPALVEHVLQWDVDINARDDGGRTALMLCLTSDRLMGPKAVGKKLDVYAVVELLLLHGIDPRMSEHHGITPLHVACVRGRFDLAELLLRFNAPINLTDGWGFTPLERAYGTGDIRIIEMLIGHGADVEAWMLGGEPPLARCIYDGKLDIFEAFLPFADINQATMLGFAPIHLASDGADRIEFLRLLLTRPGLHIDTVSSASDRFHIKRATAIGFAINSRNYTALEWLLEAGAHPGLLPMVTLPPLHEAIVVKDRAMIELLLFYGAPVNESRRSWFPFTALGHAVDLGLEDIVELLLKNGADASVEEGYGVTALIETAVSRKRPIPKIIRQLMESRYPPDVNYIRENEQHCVMSAVSQGDAETVSILLEYGADLSKYLQSGETVSPFHNAARYGHVKICDILLQHEPAFLNLQIEKGFMIESPLFMACHRKKKEVVRFLLDKGAKADQLSFYYKESPLFTACDVGDLEIAKMVLEAAPQMINVPTAFNCTPLVYACEHGNVEMVKMLLDAGAGIYLPNGARTTNAFSRLFEAKGNKAFKILDLLLHRGLDINAVDNETGLSILGMAIVDAEARHVKWLLERGADPIRAQRSAGREETWRTALQLVSHTSNKKAPGIIDLLLEPQWGLLDHLTHKDYHGGTLFPLLGQSRKALPITPRLVSVCDAIFKETGRDIFSDLINEPSIAGLTPIDCVMNDFTAKPFALSELDNKLLSSINELLEGPRTTEDHFLILDYVLSLLFAREADFDADLKVLTEFVLARPQVGWDDDGCYMGSVALQVCALCDESIYDPYVYCPLCESSWCSGCKSRCEVNSLHRHKLLDIEVRKDLDINAPDIQEILEKLQKEISSGTSNEQTFQTVQNGEELSESPIIKNLASVEESQPPTPDQISLQLAALHAFNFLAISRPIWTPFLPLSPAAQELVNPWHRLWSQEYGHRRRQSFMQRTMNYENSAWRRFQELQYLRRGFTRAYADEEGVKRDFVLRDVWRLFANEKRVKERVVVEEDLSL
- a CDS encoding uncharacterized protein (EggNog:ENOG41~TransMembrane:12 (i45-64o84-106i113-131o137-162i174-194o206-228i277-302o308-331i343-361o367-390i402-425o431-453i)) → MAAATVAEDDNKTTRARDEAAAVESDTETLLQGVDEKKLLRKLDLYIIPLVMGLYLFSFLDRVNIGNARLYGLEEDLHLSSEQFQVTVSIFFVTYLLFEVPSNLVLKLFTPRWWVSFIVVAWGIIATLSGLVQSYGALIACRLLLGVVEAGLFPGLSVYLTFFYTKHELALRIGYLFVSSAIAGALGGLLAYGIGHMDGVCGMSGWRWILIIEGIPSVILGVVTFIALPNDAESAYFLTKEEKLLMEERHRREYGNTATSRQFSRVDMKRAFKDWKVWAFSFAQFGVDTMLYGFSTFLPTIINALGEWTVAQVQLLTIPCYFLGAVTYMIIAMLSDRFQMRGIFCVIFGCISIIGYGVLLSDSAPGVHYFGCFLVAGGLYVVVGLPIAWLPNNSPRYGKRTTATGLQLTFGNASGIMSAFIYPALDGPRFIRGHAVSLSMVGVGICIYGFLWYSLWKANKRRDAGELPREHEGLLEEELKELGDDSPHYRYTI